The Pararhizobium sp. IMCC21322 sequence GTGCAAAACCCAGATCATCTCCGAAAATGTCTTCATAAATGAAGTGTACCGAGTAAAAATGCGTTGTCACATCCACAGCGCCGGACTGAAGAGCTGCCACTTTGCCGGTTGGTTGAAGGTTCACCCAGTTCACACTTTCGGGATCAACACCCAGCGCACGGGCAGCAGGCACCCACATCTGGCGGGTGGCGTCAAAGGCAGGCGCGCCGATGGAACGGCCGGCAATGTCTTTGATGGTTTCGATACCCGAAGAACGGCGCCAGTAAAGGCCCGCAGCGTTGTCATTGTAAGCAACCATGACCCCGGTAAACTTAGAACCGCGTGCAAGGAACTGTAGCGCTGTTGGCGTATCAATGATCGCAATCTCTGTCTGGCCGACATCCAGCGCGGTGGCGGCAGCGCCTGAGCCCGAGCCTTGGCGCACTGTCAGTTCAACACCGGCTTCATCATACCAACCTTCCTGCAAGGCGTAGTAGATTGGGGCATGGTCGCCGCCTGCCGTCCAGTTCAGTTGCAAGTTCAGCTCTTCAGCTGATGCCAGACCGGTGGAGCCAATCAGGGCTGCACCTATCACACTAAGCATAGTCTTTTTCATCGTTTTCTCCCTAGAGAATGGGCGCCGCCCGTCATGCGTTATTGCATGCCAAGCAGTTGGTAGATGCGCCGCGTGTATTCGCCGAATTTTTCGGTCGTTTTGACATCAAGCGTGCGAGGTTCAGGCAGCTCAATGTCCATATGTGCAGCCATTCGGGCCGGACTTGAGGTCATCACAGCCACTTGCGATCCAAGGAAAACCGCTTCCTGGATGCCGTGGGTGACGAAGAGGATGGTCTTGCGGCTTTCTTTCCAGATCCGCAGCAGTTCAAGGTTCATACGTTCGCGCGTCAGGGCGTCAAGCGCACCGAACGGCTCGTCCATCAAGATAAGCTTGGGATCGTGGATAAGAGCGCGGGCAATGGAGGCGCGTTGCTGCATGCCACCGGAGAGGTGTTGCGGATAGGCATTAGCGAAATCACCAATTCCAACCATGTCGAGCAGATATTTAGCCCGCTCTCGGCTTTCCTTACGGGGCAGGCCGAGTATCTCAGCTGGCAGCAACACATTGTCTGTGATCGTGCGCCATTTCAGCAGCAGCGCCTTTTGAAAAACCATGCCGATGTCGCGGCCTGGCGTGAAGGGCGAGTCTGTATTGCCAATCTCAACCGTTCCTCCGCTTGCTTCATGCAGTTCGGCCAGAATGGACAGCACGGTGGACTTGCCGCAACCAGATGGTCCAACGATGGAAACAAGTTCGCCCTCGCGCACGTTCAGCGTCACATCGCTGACTGCCAGAAAGTCCTGCTTGCCAACGGTGTAGGTCTTGCTCACGCCATCAAGACGCACGAATGGGGCTTCAGTTGTGTCGCTCATGTCGTGATCCCCTTGCGGGTGATAAAGAAATATTCCAGCAGCAGGACCATGCCGTAAAGCGCCACGCCGATGAGCGTGATGAAGACGAGGGCCATCATCATGGCAGACGTGTTAAGCGCGTTCTGCTGGGCAAGCAGGAAGTAGCCAAGGCCACGTTCCGAAGCGATGAACTCACCCACAATGGCACCGGCCACAGCCAGAACCGCAGCTACTTTCATGCCGGAAAACAGGTAGGGCAGCGAGCCGGGCAGAAGGATCTTGATGAAGATCTGCCAGCGGTTAGCCTTGATGGATTTCACCAGGTTCAAGAGCTCGGGCTCCACCTCGATGAGGCCGCGATGGGTGGTGAGGACAATGGGGAAGAAACAGATGGTGAATGCGATGATCATATTGGGCACCAGACCGAAGCCGAGCCATACAATGAATAATGGAGCCATCGCCACCTTGGGCACCATGTTGATGGTGACCAGCAGCGGCATCACGCCGGAGTTGAGCGCCGGAACCCAGACAAACAGCACGGCAAGCGTGACGCCAACGATGACAGCGAGAAAGTAGCCGCCAAAAATCTCAAGCGTTGTCGCCCAGATGTGCGTTCCCCAATTGTAGGACGGCTCCCACAATTCACGTATGGTCTCCAGTGGCGAGGGTAGAATATAGCTCGGCAGGTCGGTGACCATGGTGGCAAACTGCCAGAGCGCGATGAACGCGATATGGGCACCGATGGCGTAACCGTAGTTTTTCCAGGAGCTCAATGGTCAGAACTCCCCTGAGCGTACATTGAATTTGGATGGCTTGCCGTGGATCGGATTGTCGTTTTTGACCCAGTCCGCAACCCACTTGATCATGGCATCCATTGGCACGACGGGGTTGCCGAACATGCCATTGGCCTTGTCGCAGTTCACCATCAGACAGGTGTCCTGTTCCTGCTCCTCAAAGACAGGTTCAACGCCGAAAGCCTCGCCAAAACGATGCGCCAGATAGCGGATGGACACTGTCTCCGGCCCACCGACATTGATCGGGCTGGCAGGCGTCTCACAATGATTCAGCATGCGCAGGAACTGTGCATTCGCATCGCCCTGCCACATGATGTCTGCATGGCTGGTGGCCACGGGTACCGGCTGGCCAGCTTTCACCCAGGCCGCCACCTCCTGCATCACGCCGTAACGGGGATCGATGGCATAAACGAAGCGCATGATCCGCCCTGGTGTGTTGTGAAGTCTGGAGAAATATTGAAAGGTGCGCTCGCGCCCGACCACAGAGTTGGCGTATTCACCAGGACGTGCCAGTGGCGGGCTGCTTTCAGTGACACCGCCATGTAGTGGGTTCGACCATGGATAGACGTGGATGGTGGAAAAGGAGACGATACGTGAATCTTTGAACGCCTCTGCAGTGATCTGCGGGGCAAGTGTGTTCATCGCCCACAGAAAGTCTTCCCGACCGCTGGAGTCGAATTTCAGGCCCGCCATGTAGATGACGTTCTTCACCTTTGGCAGCGCGTTGACGGCATCCCGGTCCAGCAGGTCGCAGGCAATCGTCTCAATGCCCCAAGCATTGAGACGCTCCTGCACGCCGGCCTCGGAAAATCTGGAAACACCGATCACACGCTTGTCGGGTGCGGCCTTCTTGGCCATGCGTGCCATGGTTACGCCGATCTTACCGCCCACGCCAAGAATGATAATATCACCATCCAATGCATTCAGATCGTCGATGACGCCTTGGGTCGGGATCGACATAAAGTCTTCCAGATGGTCCACATCACGAAAGGCTTCGGGGAAGATGGCGGGTGTAAGAATTTCAGTCATTACATGTCCTTGAAAAATTGCATCCTTAAGCGTTGCTTAGCTCAGCCAGCGTTCGAGATTGGCGGCGACAAATGCATTGTCGTTCATTTCGGGATAATGTCGGATCACCCGGTCGATTTGCTCGGCTTGGCCGGGGCTCATTATTTCGTTGGAATCAAGACACCAAGTGCCTTCCACCAGCCCCTGACGGCGCAACACTTCAAGGCAGCCAGGGATACAGCCTTTCAGTTCATTGAGTGCATCGTAGATTGCAAGGTTACAGTCGGTAACCATGGAATCCAGCGCTAGCAAATCTTCTGGAATATCGGCTCCGTCGGGCAGGGCATGAATGCGTTCCAGCATTTCAACCGCAGGCTTTACCCACACACTCCAGTGACCAAGCAAACCGCCGCGGATGCGAACACGTTTTTCACGCGAACCGTCTGCATTGCGAACCACGAAGGGTTGCAGCAGGTCGAGCACGATGTGGTCATCATTACCGGTGTAAAGCGTGACCCGATCACCTGCACCTGCATCCTCCACCGCGCGGACGATTTCCAGGGTTCGGTAGCGATCAAACGGCGCCATCTTTATGGCAATGATATTCTCGATTTGTGCGAATGCGAGCCAGAAATCGTAGGAAAGGTGAAAGCCGCCAACTTCTGGAAGGAGGGCGAATCCTATCACTGGCATTTCGCTTGCGATGGTGCGGCAATGCTCCAGAATATCGTCCTCGGACACGCCTTTCAGAAAGGCAAGATTGAGCAGGACTGCGTGGTAGCCAAGAGAGCGGGCTGTACGTGTCTCTTGCAGCGCCTGCGCCGTTTTGCCGGTGACGCCAGCCACCAGTACCCTGTCCTCGCCACCCCAGTTTTTTGTGGTTTCGGCAGCCAGCTCAAGCACGGGCGCATAAAGGCCAACATTGCGAATGGCAAATTGCGTGGTGTGCACGCCAACGGCTATGCCACCGGCGCCTGCGTCCATGTAGTAGCGCGTGACGGCACGCTGGCGCACCCGGTCCAATTGCCGATCAGAGTTCAACACCAACGGGTGAGCAGGCAGACAGGCGCCTTTGCGCAGGGTCGCCATGACAGGTGATGGAATGTCCGTGGCGTTCATGCGTTGGCCTGCTTCCTGGTTTGTGCTTCAAGCGGAATAAAGTGTGCGCCGTCCATTAATGGCAGTGGGTTGGCGATACGCACCGGCGCAAAGTCCATCAGATCGAGCACATCTTTTTGCAGATCGATGCCCGGTGCAATTTCCATCAACTCCAGACCATCCGGGGCAATACGGAAAACCGCCCGTTCTGTTATGATCATGGCGTTCTGGCCGCGCTGCACAACACCCTCCTGCGCCCGATAGGTGATGGAGGTGGCTTTTTGCACAAACTTTTTTACCTTGCCCTCGGCAAGGATAACCAGGCGGCCATCGACCACATCGCAGCGCAAGCCA is a genomic window containing:
- a CDS encoding ABC transporter substrate-binding protein; translated protein: MKKTMLSVIGAALIGSTGLASAEELNLQLNWTAGGDHAPIYYALQEGWYDEAGVELTVRQGSGSGAAATALDVGQTEIAIIDTPTALQFLARGSKFTGVMVAYNDNAAGLYWRRSSGIETIKDIAGRSIGAPAFDATRQMWVPAARALGVDPESVNWVNLQPTGKVAALQSGAVDVTTHFYSVHFIYEDIFGDDLGFALLRDHGMNTYSLAYYVADSVIKGKEEAVRNFVQTTQRAFAFCLETPDPCSQALSSAVSMRQSDAARQLEYAARVMPGVGNDLPLGSWNMDRIKADYTVVREAYDLGEFDATTKFTNDFIDESIAYPGM
- a CDS encoding ABC transporter ATP-binding protein, with the translated sequence MSDTTEAPFVRLDGVSKTYTVGKQDFLAVSDVTLNVREGELVSIVGPSGCGKSTVLSILAELHEASGGTVEIGNTDSPFTPGRDIGMVFQKALLLKWRTITDNVLLPAEILGLPRKESRERAKYLLDMVGIGDFANAYPQHLSGGMQQRASIARALIHDPKLILMDEPFGALDALTRERMNLELLRIWKESRKTILFVTHGIQEAVFLGSQVAVMTSSPARMAAHMDIELPEPRTLDVKTTEKFGEYTRRIYQLLGMQ
- a CDS encoding ABC transporter permease, whose translation is MSSWKNYGYAIGAHIAFIALWQFATMVTDLPSYILPSPLETIRELWEPSYNWGTHIWATTLEIFGGYFLAVIVGVTLAVLFVWVPALNSGVMPLLVTINMVPKVAMAPLFIVWLGFGLVPNMIIAFTICFFPIVLTTHRGLIEVEPELLNLVKSIKANRWQIFIKILLPGSLPYLFSGMKVAAVLAVAGAIVGEFIASERGLGYFLLAQQNALNTSAMMMALVFITLIGVALYGMVLLLEYFFITRKGITT
- a CDS encoding NAD(P)-dependent oxidoreductase, with translation MTEILTPAIFPEAFRDVDHLEDFMSIPTQGVIDDLNALDGDIIILGVGGKIGVTMARMAKKAAPDKRVIGVSRFSEAGVQERLNAWGIETIACDLLDRDAVNALPKVKNVIYMAGLKFDSSGREDFLWAMNTLAPQITAEAFKDSRIVSFSTIHVYPWSNPLHGGVTESSPPLARPGEYANSVVGRERTFQYFSRLHNTPGRIMRFVYAIDPRYGVMQEVAAWVKAGQPVPVATSHADIMWQGDANAQFLRMLNHCETPASPINVGGPETVSIRYLAHRFGEAFGVEPVFEEQEQDTCLMVNCDKANGMFGNPVVPMDAMIKWVADWVKNDNPIHGKPSKFNVRSGEF
- a CDS encoding dihydrodipicolinate synthase family protein: MNATDIPSPVMATLRKGACLPAHPLVLNSDRQLDRVRQRAVTRYYMDAGAGGIAVGVHTTQFAIRNVGLYAPVLELAAETTKNWGGEDRVLVAGVTGKTAQALQETRTARSLGYHAVLLNLAFLKGVSEDDILEHCRTIASEMPVIGFALLPEVGGFHLSYDFWLAFAQIENIIAIKMAPFDRYRTLEIVRAVEDAGAGDRVTLYTGNDDHIVLDLLQPFVVRNADGSREKRVRIRGGLLGHWSVWVKPAVEMLERIHALPDGADIPEDLLALDSMVTDCNLAIYDALNELKGCIPGCLEVLRRQGLVEGTWCLDSNEIMSPGQAEQIDRVIRHYPEMNDNAFVAANLERWLS